A stretch of Ischnura elegans chromosome 4, ioIscEleg1.1, whole genome shotgun sequence DNA encodes these proteins:
- the LOC124157142 gene encoding uncharacterized protein LOC124157142 — MSAVSHHNQELSILLVQLLLVAQGVNSVSHPCASAPCFLPVANIQAAEQQSTNNKALTGWNDHQLETNELLPMNNEDSYFYDSTDTSAETKGEPEKNERDEDYSIVKATAQGPKERFKMHPIPREAMVFFISRTPIFQSTQNRCKNRKGLDARCFLSQEDDDGKIFPALSKRGRYNGYQKWTSAGLPFSVLYHHKQVSRSKPPAGTNGVQLGNAQAAAQRSPENGQWTVAQTVPAGTTRKQYSTLPHLFVSYGWGPLGK, encoded by the coding sequence ATGAGTGCAGTCAGCCACCACAACCAGGAGCTGAGCATACTACTCGTACAGCTCCTCTTGGTGGCCCAAGGAGTCAACTCAGTTTCTCACCCCTGCGCATCTGCCCCATGCTTCCTCCCTGTGGCAAATATACAGGCAGCTGAGCAGCAAAGCACAAACAACAAAGCACTGACAGGGTGGAATGACCACCAGCTGGAAACCAATGAACTCCTGCCAATGAACAATGAAGACAGCTATTTTTATGACTCCACAGACACGTCAGCAGAAACCAAAGGTGAGccagagaaaaatgaaagagatgAAGACTACAGCATCGTTAAGGCAACTGCCCAAGGCCCAAAAGAGAGATTCAAAATGCATCCAATCCCAAGGGAAGCAATGGTTTTCTTCATATCTAGAACACCCATTTTCCAATCAACTCAGAATAGATGTAAGAACAGAAAGGGTCTAGATGCAAGGTGTTTTCTAAGCCAAGAAGATGATGacggtaaaatatttccagcacTGTCTAAAAGGGGGAGATACAATGGATATCAAAAATGGACCAGTGCTGGCCTCCCATTCAGTGTCCTATACCACCATAAGCAAGTGAGCAGATCAAAACCACCTGCAGGAACAAATGGCGTGCAGCTGGGAAACGCACAAGCTGCAGCACAGAGGTCACCAGAGAATGGACAATGGACAGTTGCTCAGACTGTTCCGGCAGGGACAACCAGGAAGCAGTATTCAACCCTACCGCATTTATTTGTATCTTACGGTTGGGGCCCTTTAGGAAAGTAG